A stretch of Nitrospirota bacterium DNA encodes these proteins:
- a CDS encoding response regulator transcription factor, which yields MENKTLNIFMIDDDEKLSGLMGNFLREFNIQLTSATHPKDGLKKFFQGNYRLLILDIMLPEMDGFQLCREVRKESNVPIIMLTARGEVADRIVGLEMGADDYLSKPFEPRELVARIQSILRRTLTPEKIEFSTWVSGDLTVDLFSREVFLNRIPLQLTTTEFELLKLFMANSGKAMNRDFIMDELKGIDWDVFNRSIDIAISRLRHKLKDTPRNPKFLKTIWGEGYMFISPVQKSEKAG from the coding sequence ATGGAAAATAAAACGCTCAATATTTTTATGATCGACGACGACGAAAAGTTGTCCGGATTAATGGGAAATTTTTTAAGAGAGTTCAATATACAACTCACTTCAGCAACGCATCCCAAAGACGGCCTAAAAAAGTTTTTTCAAGGGAATTACCGTTTACTCATTTTGGATATCATGCTCCCGGAAATGGATGGATTTCAGCTCTGCAGGGAAGTTCGAAAAGAATCCAATGTGCCGATCATTATGCTGACCGCCAGAGGCGAGGTTGCCGATCGCATTGTGGGACTTGAAATGGGAGCGGACGACTATCTCTCCAAGCCTTTTGAACCTCGAGAACTTGTCGCCAGGATTCAGTCCATTCTCCGGAGAACCTTGACCCCTGAAAAGATCGAGTTCTCGACATGGGTCAGTGGCGATCTCACCGTAGATCTGTTCTCTCGCGAAGTCTTCCTGAATCGGATTCCCTTACAACTCACCACAACTGAATTCGAACTTCTCAAGCTCTTCATGGCCAATTCTGGAAAGGCCATGAACCGGGATTTCATCATGGACGAACTAAAAGGGATTGATTGGGATGTGTTTAATCGTTCCATTGACATTGCCATCAGCCGGCTCAGACACAAACTGAAAGATACCCCCAGGAATCCCAAGTTCCTCAAAACCATCTGGGGCGAGGGTTATATGTTCATTTCTCCCGTTCAAAAGTCTGAGAAAGCGGGATGA
- a CDS encoding MCP four helix bundle domain-containing protein translates to MNRFIFELTNHPKDFSVRLKLLFACGLLALMTGIVGSLAIWALSSSNYSFQAMVDQDVPSIIYLEQAERDMLEAQVPERSLMFMKMGTPESNAMIREHQENIRQVEEGWEKYKSLSTSENEKKLWNPFEVAWRDWKKSSNEVLKVLSEDTPSARRDAIDIAMGESAVKFVAARDLLDKVTEHQILEAKIQAQRGRTQASIFLAWVIGIVIAAFFLALLFSLLLARSISIPLGKVATTLHRVAEGDLTVTLDIGASKPVVK, encoded by the coding sequence ATGAATAGATTCATCTTTGAATTAACAAATCACCCGAAAGATTTCTCTGTACGACTCAAGCTTCTCTTCGCCTGCGGATTGCTGGCCCTCATGACAGGTATTGTCGGGAGCCTTGCAATCTGGGCGCTTTCAAGTTCGAATTATTCGTTTCAAGCCATGGTGGATCAAGACGTTCCTTCCATTATCTATCTGGAGCAGGCTGAACGGGATATGCTCGAAGCGCAAGTCCCCGAACGAAGCCTGATGTTCATGAAAATGGGAACTCCCGAATCAAACGCCATGATACGGGAACACCAGGAGAATATCCGGCAGGTTGAAGAGGGCTGGGAAAAATACAAGAGTCTGTCAACCAGCGAAAATGAAAAAAAGCTTTGGAATCCCTTTGAAGTGGCCTGGAGAGACTGGAAGAAATCCTCAAACGAAGTTCTGAAGGTTTTATCGGAAGATACACCTTCCGCTCGTCGCGACGCAATCGATATCGCCATGGGCGAGAGCGCCGTCAAGTTCGTGGCCGCCCGAGATCTCCTCGACAAAGTAACTGAACATCAGATCCTGGAAGCCAAAATTCAGGCTCAGCGCGGACGAACTCAAGCCTCTATCTTTCTCGCGTGGGTCATAGGAATTGTGATTGCCGCCTTTTTTCTTGCGCTTCTCTTCAGCCTATTGCTCGCCCGTTCCATTTCCATTCCGCTTGGAAAAGTTGCCACGACACTCCACCGCGTTGCAGAAGGTGATCTGACGGTCACATTGGATATCGGGGCGTCCAAACCGGTTGTCAAATAA
- a CDS encoding HAMP domain-containing histidine kinase, with protein sequence MIWPRSLHAKIFTIFFTTTLLIILSIFFFARSLDTSRKSGFLSVRKNLSVHLRSQIEKIGVPPDLQKAAAIAKELDLKIGISGPGTTWKSDPLLDDSEFLTAKPDSHFRDFRFGRIKGRLFAVSERNGFTYEFEFLSSEFFTFPYRLIIALATIVMIILLMSFVVTRWVMNPVRPLVTGVEELSKGNFEYRIQFQQNDEFGFFAKIFNKMAEQIQQMLKAKDKLLLDVSHELRSPLGRMKVASEMIQEEAMKSSLKEDIHDMEFMIDEILEGYRLHVPQGALKLERIDLAVLLEELTGLYRFSGVGVSFRNTLSGQAWILGDAIRLKKAFTNLIENGIKFSECALSPVELVLTEEGRAFGVKVIDHGSGIRESELNLVFEPFYKMDSAREKKGGGYGLGLSICKEIISAHEGLISVTSRENDFTQFAILLPKA encoded by the coding sequence ATGATCTGGCCCCGATCCCTTCATGCCAAGATATTCACCATTTTTTTTACGACCACTCTCTTAATCATTCTTTCGATCTTTTTTTTCGCCCGCTCCCTGGACACTTCCCGGAAAAGCGGTTTCCTATCGGTTAGAAAAAATCTGTCCGTGCACCTTCGCTCCCAGATTGAAAAAATCGGCGTTCCCCCCGATCTTCAAAAAGCGGCGGCCATCGCAAAAGAGCTGGATCTCAAGATCGGCATTTCGGGACCCGGAACGACTTGGAAGTCTGATCCTCTTCTGGATGATTCAGAGTTTCTCACCGCGAAGCCGGATTCTCATTTCAGAGATTTCCGATTTGGACGAATCAAAGGCCGTCTCTTTGCCGTTTCTGAAAGAAATGGATTTACCTATGAATTTGAATTCCTATCCAGTGAATTTTTCACCTTTCCTTATCGCCTGATCATCGCATTGGCTACGATCGTTATGATTATTCTCCTGATGAGTTTTGTTGTCACCCGCTGGGTCATGAATCCTGTGAGGCCGCTGGTGACAGGAGTGGAAGAACTCTCAAAAGGCAATTTCGAGTATCGGATCCAGTTTCAGCAAAACGATGAATTCGGATTCTTTGCAAAAATTTTTAACAAGATGGCGGAACAGATTCAGCAAATGCTGAAAGCCAAAGATAAGCTTCTATTAGATGTGAGCCACGAGCTGAGAAGTCCTCTTGGAAGAATGAAAGTCGCCTCTGAAATGATACAAGAGGAAGCGATGAAATCTTCTTTGAAAGAAGATATTCACGATATGGAATTTATGATCGATGAAATTCTGGAAGGATACAGGCTCCATGTCCCCCAGGGAGCCTTGAAACTGGAGCGAATCGACTTAGCCGTACTCCTGGAAGAGTTGACGGGTCTTTATCGATTCTCGGGCGTTGGGGTATCGTTTCGGAATACCCTTTCGGGTCAGGCCTGGATTCTGGGAGACGCCATCCGGCTAAAAAAAGCTTTTACCAATCTCATTGAGAATGGAATAAAGTTTTCAGAGTGTGCGCTGTCTCCGGTTGAACTGGTCCTCACAGAAGAAGGTCGCGCTTTCGGCGTCAAAGTGATCGACCATGGATCCGGAATCAGGGAGTCCGAACTGAATCTCGTCTTTGAGCCCTTTTATAAAATGGACAGCGCCAGAGAAAAGAAGGGCGGCGGCTATGGACTGGGATTAAGCATTTGCAAGGAGATTATCTCGGCTCACGAAGGACTAATCTCCGTAACAAGCCGCGAGAATGATTTTACCCAATTCGCCATTCTTCTTCCGAAAGCTTGA